One Branchiostoma floridae strain S238N-H82 chromosome 15, Bfl_VNyyK, whole genome shotgun sequence DNA window includes the following coding sequences:
- the LOC118432337 gene encoding actophorin-like (The sequence of the model RefSeq protein was modified relative to this genomic sequence to represent the inferred CDS: added 18 bases not found in genome assembly), with product MAQCGTKVTDEVISAFDEVKQKHKYKYVTFKAEGKPGKDNIIVDTKVESSTFEEFQASFPSHDARWSIYDFDYKNREGQDCNKLILVSWLPDSTAIKTKMLQSGVPDAIKKTVNCPAFFVHADCRDDLNFDKVRDAILKTSQ from the exons ATG GTTACAGATGAAGTGATCTCAGCTTTTGACGAGGTGAAACAAAAGCACAAGTACAAGTACGTGACCTTCAAGGCTGAGGGCAAGCCCGGCAAGGACAATATCATCGTGGATACCAAGGTGGAG TCGTCGACCTTCGAGGAATTCCAAGCCAGTTTCCCGAGTCATGATGCCCGCTGGAGCATTTACGACTTTGACTACAAGAACAGGGAGGGTCAAGATTGTAACAAGTTGATCCTGGTCAGCTG GTTGCCAGATAGCACTGCTATCAAGACCAAGATGCTGCAATCAGGGGTGCCAGATGCTATCAAGAAGACTGTAAATTGCCCGGCTTTCTTTGTCCACGCCGATTGCCGCGACGATCTCAACTTCGATAAAGTGAGGGACGCGATCCTCAAAACAAGCCAGTAG